CACGAGGTCGGTCGCGCAGGCCTTGGATGCGCCGTAGGGGTTGACCGGACGAAACGGGGTCTGCTCGTCCTGCGGCGCGTCCTCGGATTCCCCGAACACCTGGCAGGTGCTGGCATGAAACAACCGGGGCGGGGTGGCGCACCGCCGGCACGCCTCCAGCAACCGCGCCGTGCCCACCACGTTGACCGACAGGGTGTCCACCGGGTCCTCCCAGCTCTCCGGGACATGGGTCCGGGCGGCCAGGTGGTAGATCTCGTCCGGCGCCACTGCGGGAATCAGATCCCCAAGCCGGGGGCCGTCCGTCAGGTCGGCCCCGTGGAGGACCAGCCGGTCCATCCAGGCGGCGATGCGCGACCCCGCCATCCGCCCGGGATCCCGCACCAGCCCATGAACCTCATATCCCTTTTCCAGCAGCAGTTCCGAGAGGTAGGAGCCGTCCTGGCCGGTGATGCCGGTGATGAGCGCGCGGGGCATTTGCTTGGGGTTCCCGCGCTTCAATAGGACAGGATCGGGCGGCCCGCCTGCTGGTCCCGGAGCAGCCGGAGGTCGGCCTCGACCATGAGTTCAATCAGTTCCCGGAAGCGGACCTTTGGCTCCCAGCCCAGCACCTGCCGCGCCTTGGTTGGATCACCAATCAGCAGGTCCACCTCTGCAGGGCGGAGGAAGCGCGGGTCCACATCCACATGGTCCCGCCACTGCAATCCCACGGCCCCGAAAGCCACTTCAAGGCATTCCTCAATGCTGTGGGTCTCCTGCGTGGCGATGACATAGTCGTCCCCGGACGGCTGCTGGAGCATGCGCCACATGGCCTCCACGTATTCCCGGGCATACCCCCAGTCGCGGCGGGCCTCAAGATTCCCCAACGACAGCCGCTGCTGAAGTCCGCCCCGGATCCGTGCGGCGGCCAGGGTGATTTTCCGGGTGACGAAGGTTTCGCCGCGTCGTGGCGACTCGTGGTTGAACAGGATGCCGTTGCTCGCGTGCAGCCCGTACGACTCCCTGTAGTTCACCGTCGCCCAGTAGGCGAACACCTTCGCGCAGGCGTACGGGCTGCGCGGATGAAACGGGGTGCGCTCCGTCTGCGGCACCTCACGGACCTTTCCATACATCTCCGATGAAGAAGCCTGATAGAAGCGCGGGCGAATGCCGGCGTCCCGGATGGCCTCCAGCAGGCGGAGGCATCCGGTGGCGGTGACGTCAGTGGTGTATTCCGCGGTGTCGAAGCTCACCCGCACGTGGCTCTGGGCGGCCAGGTTGTACACTTCCTCCGGTGCGATCCGGTGCACGAGGCGGACCAGGCCGCTTCCATCCGTCAAATCGCCGTAATGCAGGTGCAGCCGGTCCTGCGGCAAATCCGTGCGGGCGCGCACGGCGTCCAGACGGGGCCGGTACGTGCTGCTCTGGCGGCGCACGATGCCATGCACCTCGTAGCCCTTTTCCAGGAGCAGTTCGGCCAGGTACGAGCCGTCCTGTCCGCTGATGCCGGTGATGAGTGCCTTTCGCGTCACAATGGAGAGGGGGGCCGGACGTTCTACAGCAGCTTTTCGACCAGCGGCAGGAGTTTGCCGATGCGGTGCTGAAGCCGGGTCATGTGGGCGAGACGTTCCTTGCAGAACGCGTGCTCGTCGCGGCTGAGGCCGCCGTCGCGCAACTCGGCGTCGAGGGTCTCCAGCAGGCCCTCGAGCTTGCGCTCCGACTTGGCGTATTTCGGCGTCACGAAGCCGGTGTACACCGTGCGCAGCATCTCGCGCAGATCCCCGACGACTTCAAAATGATCGCGGCGGTCGCCGGGGATCCACACCTGCCGGATCGCCTGCCAGGACGCCAGGTGGCGTGTGCCGGTGCTGACACTGGCCTTGCTGATGGACAGGAGTTCGGCGATGTCGTCGAGCGCCAGCGGTTTTGGCGACAGGTACAGCAGGCCGTACATCTGCCCCACCGAGCGTGGGAGTCCGGCAATCTGGCACACCCGTCCCGCCACCTCGATGAACTCGAGACGCGTGCGTCCTAGGGGGTCAGACACGGGAGTTTGGGTGAAACCGCCGGGCACACTGCGTGCCGGTCACTTCGCAGGGATGCGGTGACCCTTACGGGCGGATGAACGATTCAGGCCGTTCAAATTCTTCTGAATGGTTTATTTGTTTCACGATCCCAAGGCAAGCGCAAAGAGCCGGGGTCGGATCGCGTGGGCGGCGGTGGGCGGCGTTTGAATCCGGGCTGGGCAATCCGGACGCGGATGCCCTAACGTTCCGGCCCGTGTCAAAGACCGCAAAATCCACTCCGGAGCCTTCCGGGGCTCCCGTTCCGTTCGAGGAGGCGCTCCAGAAACTGGAGGCCATCGTGGAAGCAATGGAATCGGGGGATCTGACCCTGGAGCAGCTGCTTTCGCGGTTTGAAGAGGGGGCGCGGCTGGTGCGGACCTGCCAGACGCAGCTGGACGCCGCCGAGGTGCGCGTTCAGCAGCTGGAGAAGACCTTGTCCGGCGAGTGGGTGGCCCGTCCTGTGGCGGTTTCCGGAGGGGACAGCGACACGTGAGGGCCATCGGTTGGGCTTGCCGCCGGGCCGCCGTTCCCCATGCTCCCGCCATTGGGAGCCTTAATTGACGCATGAGTCGCTATCTCGACATGGTGGATCACCCTTCGCACGTTCGGAAACTCACCCCGGAGCAGCTCGCCGAGCTGGCGTCGGAGGTTCGGCAGGAACTCATCACCAAGCTCGCAAGGAATGGAGGTCACCTCGGGCCCAACCTCGGGGTGGTCGAGCTGACCATCGCCCTGCACCGGTGCTTCGAAACCCCCCGGGACAAGTTTGTCTGGGATGTCAGCCACCAGGTGTACGTCCACAAGCTGCTGACGGGCCGGAAGGATCGGTTCCACACCATGCGGACGACCGACGGGTTGAACGGGTTCGCGCTCCGGACGGAAAGCGAGCACGACTGCTACGGTGCCGGCCATGCGGGAACAGCCCTCTCGGCCGCCCTTGGGATGTGTGCCGCCCGGGACCAGCGGGGTGGAATGGAGCATGTGGTGTGCATCTTTGGGGATGCGGCGCTGACCAACGGCATTTCGTTCGAGGCGTTGAACAACATTGCCGGCACGACCCGCCGGTTCATCGGCATCCTCAATGACAATGAATGGTCCATTGCGAAGAATGTCGGCGCCATTTCGACCTACCTCGGGAAGCTGACGACGAATCCCCGCTACAACCGGCTGCGGGAGGAGTTCGGTCACTGGCTGCGCAAGCTGCCCCAAGGGCAGACGGTCTCGATGCTGGGCCAGAAGGCCGAGGAGGCGTTGAAGGGTGTCGTGAACTCCCTGGCCCTGGAGCACACCGGCCCGGCGCTGGGTTCCGACGGCCGCGGCGGGCACGGTTCGTCGCTCCTGTTTGAGGAGTTCGGCCTTCGCTACCTGGGGCCGATTGACGGACACGACCTGCCGCTGCTCATCAGCACGCTGGAGTTCGCAAAAACCTGCCAGGAGCCCGTGGTGATCCATGTGCTTACCCAGAAGGGCCGGGGTTTCGAGGCGGCCCTGAAGTCCCCGGAGAAATTCCACGGGCTGGGACCGTACGATGTGGTGACCGGTCAGACGCCGGCGCCGAAGCCTGGCGCCGCCCCCATGTGGCAGGAGGTGTTCGGAAGGGCGATGGTGAAAATCTGCAGCCAGAACAAGAACGTCGTTGGCATCACCGCCGCCATGCCCAGCGGGACCAGCCTCAAGCTCCTGGAGCAGGCACTGCCCGGGCAGTACTACGACGTGGGTATCGCCGAGGAGCACGCCGTCATTTTCGCCGCCGGCATGGCCACCATGGGATTCCGGCCTGTCGTGGCGATCTACAGCACCTTCCTGCAGCGCGCCTATGACTGCATTCATCACGATGTGTGCCTGCAGGATCTCCCCGTGATCTTCTGCATGGATCGCTCAAGCCTCAGCGCCAATGACGGTCCCACCCATCACGGGCTCTTCGACATTGCGTACCTGCGGTGTCTGCCCCGCATGATCGGCATGGCGCCGTCCAACGAGGACGAACTTCAGGACATGATGTTCACCGCCACCTTCCAGCCGCATCCGGTGGCCATCCGGTATCCCCGGGGCAACGCCGAAGGCGTTCCGGTCAAGGAGCAGCCCACGGTCCTCGAGATTGGCAAGGCGGAGGTGGTCCGGCACTTCGCCAACCTTCCCGGATCACGCAAGGTGGCGCTGTTCGGTTTGGGACCCATGCTGCGCCTTGCCCGGGAGGCGGCCGACCACCTCGCGACCCGCGGCGTGGATGTGGCCGTGATCAATCCGCGTTTCTACAAGCCGCTGGACGCCGCGGTCCACGAGTTCTATGGGCAGGCTGCCGAGGTTGTCGCGACATTGGAGGACCATGTGGCGATGGGTGGGTACGGCAGCGCGGTTCTGGAGTGCTTCGCCGAGGCCGGAGTCTCCACACCGGTCGTCCGCCTGGCCTGGCCCGACGAGTTCATCGAGCACGCCAGTTCGGTGGACCATCTGCGCACGAAATACGGTCTGACCGTCGAATCCCTGGTGCAACGGATCGAGGCCCGCCTCGACACCGCTTCCGGCCCGCGCGCCAGCCTGGTCGCCGGGGGGTAGCACCTCCAGTTGGGGTCTCCACCCGATTGCCGACGCCGACGCCGGGGACGGGAACGCCTAGGTCGGCCCCAGGTCATTTCTTGTGCCAGTTTGTGCCGGCCTTGGGGAGAACCGGCGATGGATGACGCGGAGTGCCCGGGCGATGGCGGGTGACGGTCTGCCCGCAGGTCGGATTGTGGCTGCCCCACGGAAAGTTCATGAAATTCCGGCATCTGGCGTCGAGTTTGCTCCCGAATAATTGTCAGAGCGGGCAGTCGAATCGCGACGCGTTCGCAGTTCGAATTGAACGTTGCGACTTGAAACCCTCTCCGATGGTTGTTGAAAGGAGCACAAATGAAGGTCACCCCTCGCCTTGAGTCCCGATCGTCCCCCGCACGGGCGACGCTCCATCGTCGTCGTCGCCCCCCGGTGCCCGCCCAGCCGGCGGTCCCGAGGTCGGGGCGCCGTGAAGTCGCTCCCGCAGTCCGGATGGCGCCCAAGGTGCCCCGGCCGCCGCGTCTGAAGGCCTTGGGCGTACAGCGGCGGCGTCCGGTGGAGGTCTCATCCGCCGCCCAGGTACCCGTGGCGGTTCCCCGTGCCCGGGTGGAGACCGCCTCCGAGCGGCCGCGGGCCGTTTGGGACGAGAATTCATCCCTTCGGCTGTATCTGCGGCAGGCCGTCGAAACGCCGCTCCTGACCGCTGACGATGAGGTGCGCCTGGCGCGGAGGGTCCAGGCCGGGGATGCCGAGGCTCGCGAGCACATGATCAAGGCCAATTTGCGCCTTGTGGTGAAGATTGCCCGGGAATACGAGGACTACGGGTTGCCGCTTCTGGACCTCATCAACGAGGGCAACATCGGGCTGATGCGTGCGGTTGAGCGCTTTGACCCCACGAAGGGGGCCAAGCTCTCCACCTACGCCGCGTGGTGGATCAAGCAGTCCATCAAGCGGGCGCTGTCCAACCAGGTTAAGGCCATCCGGCTGCCGATCCATCTGGTCCAGCAGATTGCCCAGCTGCGCCGGGCGGAGACCGCCTTTGAGGCACGCCACGGGCGTCCCGCGCGCGATGCCGAGCTGGCCGTGGTGCTGAACGTGTCCGAGGACGACATCCTGCACTGGCGCGAGAGCGCCACGGTGGGCACGACGTCCCTGGAGGCACCGCTGGGGAGTGACCCCGACGCCGGCCGGGTGGCGGACTTGATTCCCGATGAGAACGCCCTGATGCCGTGGACCGGGGTCAGCGAGGAGACCAATGCCGAATTGATTCGGGAACTGGTCGCCACGTTGAACGGGCGCGAACAGCGGATCCTGCGCCAGCGGTTCGCTCTCGACGGAGGGGACCCCAAGACGTTGGAGCAGATCGGGGTGGACTTCGGATTGACCCGGGAGCGGATCCGTCAGTTGGAGGCCGCCGCGTTGCGCAAGCTCCGGGACCGCCTGGAGTTTCGCGAGCGGCTGGCGGCGGGTTGATCGGCGGTGGCCGGTCCCCGGGGCGACGGTGGATTCACCTTCGCCCTTTTTTGTTTCCCGGGGTCCGGATTCTGAACGGGCTGGACCCACCCCGCATTGACGGCCCCAGCCCGGTGTCCGCAAGCTCCCGGCCTGCCTCCTGCCTCATGAGCTCAAAGTCTGCGAAGAAGTCCGTCTCCGGAAACATTGCCTCCCTGCTTCAGGAACACCGGGTGTTCCCGCCCCCGGAGACCTTTGCCCGTCGCGCGCCGTTTCGATCCCTGGCGGCTTACCGGCGTTTCTGGAAGCAGTCGGTGACGCGTCCGGACCAGTTCTGGGCCCGTCAGGCGCGCGAGGAACTGGTATGGCAGAAACCGTTCCGCAAGGTGATGAAGTGGAAGGAGCCGTTCGCGCATTGGTTTGTGGGGGGACGCCTGAACGTCTCGGCCAACTGCCTCGACCGCTGGCTCGGCACCGCCACCGCCAACAAGGCGGCCCTGATCTGGGAGGGTGAGCCGGCCACCGATGGACGTCCGGGCGAGGAGCGGGTGCTGACCTACGCCCAGTTGCACCGGGAGGTGTGCCGCTTTGCCAACGTGCTCAAACGACACGGCATTTCGCGGGGCGATCGGGTGCTGATCTACCTGCCGATGATTCCCGAGGCGGCGATCGCCATGCTGGCCTGCACGCGGATCGGCGCCGTTCACAGCGTGGTGTTCGGCGGGTTCAGCGCGCAGTCGGTCGCGGATCGCGTCCAGGATTCCGGCGCCCGACTGGTCATCACCGCCGACGGTGGCTACCGGCGCGGCGCGGTGGTGCCGCTGAAGCGCAATGTGGACGAGGCGCTCCTGCTCAAGGGGCCCGACGGCTCGCTCCAGGCGCGGTCGGTGGAAAAGGTGGTCGTCGTGCGCCGTTGTAGCAACGAGGTGCACATGGCGGAGGGCCGCGATGTCTGGTGGCACCGGGAGCTCGACTATGTGAATGCGGACTGCCCGGCCGTGCCTCAGGACTCCGAGGCGCCTCTGTTCATCCTTTACACGAGCGGGTCCACCGGCAAACCCAAGGGGATCCTGCACTCGACGGCGGGGTACCTCCTTGGCGCCAAGCTCACGTCCCGCCTCGTCTTCGACCTGCGGGATGAAGACGTGTATTGGTGCACGGCCGATGTGGGCTGGGTGACGGGTCACAGCTACATCGTGTACGGCCCGCTGGCCAACGGTGCGACTGCGGTGATGTATGAGGGCGCCCCAAACTGGCCCGAGCCGGACCGCTTCTGGCGGATCATCGAGAAGTATCGTGTCACCATCCTCTACACGGCACCCACCGCCATCCGTGCGTTCATGAAGTGGGGCGATGAGTGGCCGGGTAAACATGACCTGCGATCACTGCGCCTCCTCGGGTCGGTGGGCGAACCGATCAATCCCGAGGCCTGGATCTGGTACCACACGGTGATCGGGGGCGGACGCTGCCCGATCGTGGATACCTGGTGGCAGACGGAGACCGGGAGCATCATGATCTCGCCCATCCCCGGAGTCACCCCGCTCAAGCCGGGCACGGCCACGCTTCCGTTGCCGGGCATTCTTCCTGAACTGGTGGACGACCATGGGCGTCCGGTGCCCAAGGGGTCAGGCGGCAAACTGGTGATCCGTAAACCGTGGCCTTCCATGCTGCGTGGCATCTGGGGGGACCCGAAGCGGTACAAGGAGGT
Above is a genomic segment from Verrucomicrobiia bacterium containing:
- the gmd gene encoding GDP-mannose 4,6-dehydratase is translated as MTRKALITGISGQDGSYLAELLLEKGYEVHGIVRRQSSTYRPRLDAVRARTDLPQDRLHLHYGDLTDGSGLVRLVHRIAPEEVYNLAAQSHVRVSFDTAEYTTDVTATGCLRLLEAIRDAGIRPRFYQASSSEMYGKVREVPQTERTPFHPRSPYACAKVFAYWATVNYRESYGLHASNGILFNHESPRRGETFVTRKITLAAARIRGGLQQRLSLGNLEARRDWGYAREYVEAMWRMLQQPSGDDYVIATQETHSIEECLEVAFGAVGLQWRDHVDVDPRFLRPAEVDLLIGDPTKARQVLGWEPKVRFRELIELMVEADLRLLRDQQAGRPILSY
- the xseB gene encoding exodeoxyribonuclease VII small subunit, encoding MNDSGRSNSSEWFICFTIPRQAQRAGVGSRGRRWAAFESGLGNPDADALTFRPVSKTAKSTPEPSGAPVPFEEALQKLEAIVEAMESGDLTLEQLLSRFEEGARLVRTCQTQLDAAEVRVQQLEKTLSGEWVARPVAVSGGDSDT
- the dxs gene encoding 1-deoxy-D-xylulose-5-phosphate synthase, encoding MSRYLDMVDHPSHVRKLTPEQLAELASEVRQELITKLARNGGHLGPNLGVVELTIALHRCFETPRDKFVWDVSHQVYVHKLLTGRKDRFHTMRTTDGLNGFALRTESEHDCYGAGHAGTALSAALGMCAARDQRGGMEHVVCIFGDAALTNGISFEALNNIAGTTRRFIGILNDNEWSIAKNVGAISTYLGKLTTNPRYNRLREEFGHWLRKLPQGQTVSMLGQKAEEALKGVVNSLALEHTGPALGSDGRGGHGSSLLFEEFGLRYLGPIDGHDLPLLISTLEFAKTCQEPVVIHVLTQKGRGFEAALKSPEKFHGLGPYDVVTGQTPAPKPGAAPMWQEVFGRAMVKICSQNKNVVGITAAMPSGTSLKLLEQALPGQYYDVGIAEEHAVIFAAGMATMGFRPVVAIYSTFLQRAYDCIHHDVCLQDLPVIFCMDRSSLSANDGPTHHGLFDIAYLRCLPRMIGMAPSNEDELQDMMFTATFQPHPVAIRYPRGNAEGVPVKEQPTVLEIGKAEVVRHFANLPGSRKVALFGLGPMLRLAREAADHLATRGVDVAVINPRFYKPLDAAVHEFYGQAAEVVATLEDHVAMGGYGSAVLECFAEAGVSTPVVRLAWPDEFIEHASSVDHLRTKYGLTVESLVQRIEARLDTASGPRASLVAGG
- a CDS encoding RNA polymerase sigma factor RpoD/SigA, which produces MAPKVPRPPRLKALGVQRRRPVEVSSAAQVPVAVPRARVETASERPRAVWDENSSLRLYLRQAVETPLLTADDEVRLARRVQAGDAEAREHMIKANLRLVVKIAREYEDYGLPLLDLINEGNIGLMRAVERFDPTKGAKLSTYAAWWIKQSIKRALSNQVKAIRLPIHLVQQIAQLRRAETAFEARHGRPARDAELAVVLNVSEDDILHWRESATVGTTSLEAPLGSDPDAGRVADLIPDENALMPWTGVSEETNAELIRELVATLNGREQRILRQRFALDGGDPKTLEQIGVDFGLTRERIRQLEAAALRKLRDRLEFRERLAAG
- the acs gene encoding acetate--CoA ligase, encoding MSSKSAKKSVSGNIASLLQEHRVFPPPETFARRAPFRSLAAYRRFWKQSVTRPDQFWARQAREELVWQKPFRKVMKWKEPFAHWFVGGRLNVSANCLDRWLGTATANKAALIWEGEPATDGRPGEERVLTYAQLHREVCRFANVLKRHGISRGDRVLIYLPMIPEAAIAMLACTRIGAVHSVVFGGFSAQSVADRVQDSGARLVITADGGYRRGAVVPLKRNVDEALLLKGPDGSLQARSVEKVVVVRRCSNEVHMAEGRDVWWHRELDYVNADCPAVPQDSEAPLFILYTSGSTGKPKGILHSTAGYLLGAKLTSRLVFDLRDEDVYWCTADVGWVTGHSYIVYGPLANGATAVMYEGAPNWPEPDRFWRIIEKYRVTILYTAPTAIRAFMKWGDEWPGKHDLRSLRLLGSVGEPINPEAWIWYHTVIGGGRCPIVDTWWQTETGSIMISPIPGVTPLKPGTATLPLPGILPELVDDHGRPVPKGSGGKLVIRKPWPSMLRGIWGDPKRYKEVYWSEVKGSYFTGDGCRQDDDGYFWIVGRIDDVLNVAGHRIGTAEIESALVSHPSVAEAAVVGRPDELKGQALVCFVTLKSGCAASPELKHVLRDHIGKEIGPVAKPDEIRFAEALPKTRSGKIMRRLLKQVAIGAEIRGDTTTLEDFSVLARLASPDE